A genomic window from Phoenix dactylifera cultivar Barhee BC4 chromosome 7, palm_55x_up_171113_PBpolish2nd_filt_p, whole genome shotgun sequence includes:
- the LOC103707749 gene encoding nucleolar GTP-binding protein 1-like, with protein MVQYNFKKITVVPSGKDFVDIILSRTQRQTPTVVHKGYAISRLRKFYMRKVKFTQQNFHEKLSAIIDDFPRLDDIHPFYGDLLHVLYNKDHYKLALGQVNTARSIIGKIAKDYVKLLKYGDSLYRCKCLKVAALGRMCTVIKRIGPSLAYLEQIRQHMARLPSIDPNTRTILICGYPNVGKSSFINKITRADVDVQPYAFTTKSLFVGHTDYKYLRYQVIDTPGILDRPFQDRNIIEMCSITALAHLRAAVLFFLDISGSCGYSIAQQAALFHGIKSLFMNKPLLIVCNKIDLQPLEGLPEDDMKLVMEMKAEAIKTVIAQGGEPNDEGALLTMSALTDDGVIAVKNAACERLLNQRVEMKMKSKKINDCLNRFHVAVPKPRDTKERPPCIPQAVLEARAKANAETEKRKLEKDLENENGGAGVYSANLRKRYILANDEWKEDIMPEILDGHNVYDFVDPDILQRLEELEGEEGLRLDAEMVDDFEMDGKDLTPEEQEALAEIRRKKSLLIQEHRMKKSTAESRPIVPRKFDKDRKFTSARMGRQLSSLGLDPTAAINRTRSRSVSRRGRKRERSLGREDGDAMDLDDEQSNKKLRTRSRSRSRSRSRPPGEVTPGEGFKDSDQKLKALKIAKKSVKNRNKAARRGEADRVIPNLKPKHLFSGKRSIGKTSRR; from the coding sequence atggtgCAATACAACTTCAAGAAGATTACTGTTGTGCCATCCGGGAAGGACTTCGTCGACATTATTCTTTCCCGCACTCAGCGCCAGACCCCAACAGTGGTCCATAAGGGATACGCCATATCCCGCCTTCGGAAATTCTACATGCGGAAGGTGAAGTTTACTCAGCAGAACTTCCACGAGAAGCTCTCCGCCATTATCGACGACTTTCCTCGATTGGATGACATCCACCCATTTTATGGGGATCTCCTCCATGTGCTCTACAATAAGGATCACTACAAGCTCGCCCTTGGCCAGGTCAACACCGCCAGAAGTATTATTGGAAAGATTGCAAAAGATTATGTAAAGCTGCTCAAGTATGGGGATTCGTTGTACCGATGCAAGTGCCTAAAGGTTGCTGCTCTTGGTCGCATGTGCACTGTTATAAAGCGCATTGGCCCAAGCTTGGCTTACCTGGAGCAAATACGTCAGCACATGGCCAGGCTCCCGTCTATTGACCCAAATACTCGTACCATTTTGATCTGTGGGTACCCAAATGTTGGAAAGAGCTCTTTTATAAATAAGATTACAAGGGCTGATGTGGATGTCCAGCCGTATGCCTTCACAACCAAGTCCTTGTTTGTCGGTCACACAGATTACAAGTATCTCCGTTATCAAGTGATAGACACCCCTGGAATTCTAGACCGACCATTTCAGGACAGGAATATTATAGAGATGTGCAGCATCACGGCGTTGGCACATTTAAGGGCCGCTGTGCTATTCTTCTTGGATATTTCGGGATCCTGTGGATATAGTATTGCACAGCAGGCAGCACTCTTCCACGGCATCAAGTCATTGTTCATGAATAAACCACTGCTTATTGTTTGCAACAAGATTGATCTGCAACCTTTGGAAGGGCTTCCTGAGGACGACATGAAGTTGGTAATGGAGATGAAGGCTGAGGCAATAAAAACTGTAATAGCCCAGGGTGGTGAGCCTAATGATGAGGGTGCCTTGTTGACTATGAGTGCTTTGACTGATGATGGAGTAATAGCTGTGAAGAATGCTGCATGTGAGAGGCTTCTGAACCAGAGGGTAGAGATGAagatgaaatcaaagaagatCAATGATTGTTTGAATCGGTTTCATGTTGCAGTTCCAAAGCCGCGTGACACTAAAGAGCGGCCTCCTTGTATTCCTCAGGCTGTCTTGGAAGCCAGGGCAAAGGCCAATGCAGAGACGGAAAAGAGGAAGCTTGAGAAAGATCTGGAAAATGAGAATGGTGGAGCTGGTGTTTATTCTGCTAATCTAAGGAAGCGTTATATTTTGGCTAATGATGAATGGAAGGAGGACATAATGCCAGAGATTTTGGACGGGCACAATGTGTATGATTTTGTTGATCCAGATATTTTACAGAGGTTGGAGGAGTTGGAAGGGGAAGAGGGGCTTCGTCTTGATGCTGAGATGGTGGATGATTTTGAGATGGATGGGAAAGATTTAACCCCTGAGGAGCAAGAAGCTTTGGCTGAAATTAGGAGGAAGAAGAGTTTGCTAATCCAGGAACATAGAATGAAGAAGAGCACTGCTGAGAGCCGTCCCATAGTGCCAAGAAAGTTTGACAAAGACAGGAAATTCACATCTGCTAGAATGGGAAGGCAGCTATCTTCTTTGGGGCTGGACCCCACTGCAGCAATTAATCGTACTCGGAGCAGGTCTGTCTCTAGAAGAGGCCGTAAACGGGAGAGGTCACTGGGTAGAGAAGATGGAGATGCTATGGATCTTGATGATGAACAATCCAACAAGAAGCTGCGTACAAGGTCGAGATCAAGGTCAAGGTCGAGATCAAGACCACCTGGTGAAGTTACACCTGGGGAAGGATTCAAGGACTCAGATCAGAAACTCAAGGCACTGAAGATAGCAAAGAAATCTGTGAAGAATAGGAATAAGGCAGCTCGCCGGGGGGAGGCTGATAGAGTCATTCCTAACTTGAAGCCGAAGCATTTATTCTCTGGGAAACGTTCGATCGGAAAGACTAGCAGGCGTTAA